Proteins encoded within one genomic window of Mustela erminea isolate mMusErm1 chromosome 21, mMusErm1.Pri, whole genome shotgun sequence:
- the SARAF gene encoding store-operated calcium entry-associated regulatory factor: MAAAGGPEATGRCPLLSLLLLLLLAGPALGWKDPDRILLRDVKALTLHHDRYTTSRRLDPIPQLKCVGGTAGCDSYTPKVIQCQNKGWDGYDVQWECKTDLDIAYKFGKTVVSCEGYESSEDQYVLRGSCGLEYNLDYTELGLKKLRESGKKHGFSSFSDYYNKLYSPDSSGISGLITIVVLLAIAFGVYKVFLSDGQDSPPPYSEYPPNSHRYQRFTNSAGPPPAGFKSEFTGPHGAASGFGSAFTGQQGYDNSGPGFWTGLGTGGILGYLFGSNRAATPFSDSWYYPSPSYSSTWNSRAYSPLRGASGSYSAYSSSETRTRTASGYGGTRRR, from the exons ACAGGATATTGTTGCGGGACGTCAAAGCTCTTACCCTCCACCATGACCGCTATACCACCTCTCGCAGGCTGGATCCAATCCCGCAACTGAAATGTGTTGGAGGCACAGCTGGATGTGATTCTTATACCCCAAAAGTCATACAGTGTCAGAACAAAGGTTGGGATGGGTATGATGTACAG TGGGAATGTAAGACTGATTTAGATATTGcatataaatttggaaaaactGTGGTGAGCTGTGAAGGCTATGAATCCTCTGAAGACCAGTATGTACTAAGAGGTTCCTGTGGCTTGGAGTATAACTTAGATTACACAGAACTTGGCCTGAAGAAATTGAGAGAGTCTGGAAAAAAACATGGCTTTAgctctttctctgattattacAACAAACTGTACTCCCCGGACTCTAGTGGCATCAGTGGATTGATTACCATCGTAGTACTACTTGCTATTGCTTTTGGAGTTTATAAAGTGTTCCTTAGTGATGGTCAGGATTCTCCTCCGCCATATTCTGAGTATCCTCCAAATTCCCATCGTTACCAGAGATTCACCAACTCAGCAGGACCCCCTCCTGCAGGCTTTAAGTCGGAATTCACAG gacCGCATGGTGCAGCTTCTGGTTTCGGCAGTGCTTTCACAGGACAGCAAGGATATGACAATTCAGGACCAGGGTTCTGGACTGGCTTGGGAACTGGAGGAATATTAGGATATTTGTTTGGCAGCAATAG AGCAGCAACACCCTTCTCAGACTCGTGGTACTACCCGTCTCCTTCGTACTCCAGCACATGGAACAGCCGTGCGTACTCACCCCTTCGTGGAGCCTCAGGGAGCTATTCGGCATATTCAAGCTCAGAGACAAGAACCAGAACAGCATCAG GATATGGTGGTACCAGAAGACGATAA